DNA from Mustela lutreola isolate mMusLut2 chromosome 6, mMusLut2.pri, whole genome shotgun sequence:
CCCCAAGACAAGCTTTCATAAGTGAACATCTGAGAATCAAACTTTTCTTAGTGTAATAAACGGGGACTCTAATTAAACGcagctttttaaaaggaaacacttGTTTCGGGGATTTCTTACCGTTCCAGCCTCCTGCGTATCCATTGGATTAAATAGGCTTCAAATAAAATACGAACGGTCCACCCAGATGAAGGATGCTAGATTTCTTACTGGCTGTTCAGTATAAAAGTACTCAACCAATGAAAAGGTAGAATCTCGCCTACCTACTCTTACAAAACCGTCACATTTGGTGTTTTTAAGTTcgaaaaattttaagaactataAGGTTAGGTCTTGGCAATGAGAAGTTGGCCCTTCTTGTGTCTGGGAATCCTGTTGATTGCGCTGAGTACACGCCTGCTCCGCAAAGTTCAGAGAGGTTGGTACTGGAGAATTTAGTCACTGATATTTTACATCTGGCAGAATATACTCTAGACGTGAGAAAATATAAGATCCAGAAAGCTCCAAGTTTAGAAGTCAGCATTAGTATTTAACAGAGgtaaaatgggattgggagggagacaaaccataagtgacttttaatctcacaaaacaaactgagggttgctggggggaggggggttgggagaaggggggtggggctttggacattggggagggtatgtgcttcggtgagtgctgtgaagtgtgtaaacctggagattcacagacctgtacctctggggataaaaatatagtatatgtttataaaaaattaaaaattaaaaaaacatttaacagagGTGCCCGATTACTGGGAATATTTCTGTAAACTCCAGTGTAATTTTACTATGGTTCAGTTAGGATTCAAAGGAGTTCCTTCATGTAAGCATTATAAAGGGATCTCATTTTTGAAAAAGGTTTCAGAAACTTATAATATGATAGGGGATTGTTGGGGTTattgaaaagggagaaaaaagtacATTATCGGGGGCaatatttctcaaatttctccCCCAAAACTACAGAAATATAGAGTTTTGAACTACAGTACCAACGAAGTAAATGTTTAGCTTTTCGAAGTGTTCAAAGCACTGTATCCAGACTACGAAAATCAGATGTGAAAGGAAAACCTGAAGAAACGGGATAACGTGATAGCCAATGAAATTGCGCCGATGTTGGAAAGCTAAAAGATAGACCAATCAGCCTGTAACCTTATACGTCAGCATTTTCCTCATCCAATCACTACACTTTGCGTCCTATAAATATTGGCAGGCATTCTAGTGCAGTGTGTTGGGGAGAGCGCGGTGTGTTTCTGTTCCTACTATGGCTCGCACGAAGCAGACGGCGCGCAAGTCGACCGGCGGCAAGGCCCCGCGCAAGCAGCTGGCCACCAAGGCGGCCCGCAAGAGCGCGCCGGCCACGGGCGGCGTGAAGAAGCCGCACCGCTACCGGCCCGGCACGGTGGCCCTGCGCGAGATCCGGCGCTACCAGAAGTCCACCGAGCTGCTGATCCGCAAGCTGCCGTTCCAGCGGCTGGTGCGCGAGATCGCGCAGGACTTCAAGACCGACCTGCGCTTCCAGAGCTCGGCCGTCATGGCGCTGCAGGAGGCGTGCGAGGCCTACCTGGTGGGGCTCTTCGAGGACACCAACCTGTGCGCCATCCACGCCAAGCGCGTCACCATCATGCCCAAGGACATCCAGCTGGCGCGCCGCATCCGCGGCGAGAGGGCGTAAGAcgctactgtttttttttttaaacttcagccAAAGGCTCTTTTCAGAGCCACCCACGTTTTCAACTAAAGTGGCTGTAAAATAACTACCAACGAAACAGTTGACTGAGTACCTATGCACTTAGAAAGAAGGGATATCGGATGGCAACACTAGAGTGGGTTACAGATCCTTATTGCTGCGTAAGACATCCCTGGTGTATGCACACAAAAATAACCCTTTATAAGGTTAGAAGATACTGCTCATCAAGGTCCTAAGGAACCGTCAGCGTCTCAAGAGGGGCATGAAACAGTTGGCTATTTGAAGGGCATTAAATGGGGCCTCCTGAGCATTTCTAAAACGAACAGGAATAGAGGAATTTTATCACAGGTATTCGAAGTAAAACACCTGAAAGAAATCTGGCTTATCACTAAACTActcaatttatatttctttgaccTTGATATTTTTGCCATTACTGAAATTACTGCAAAACAAGCATTTTTATATAAGTATTCTATTAGATTATTTTTTGAATCCTACATGAGTTTACCATAAACCTAGTTCCTTAGAACAAGGTAGTCCAATTATGGGAGTAAAGACCAATGGTCAAGCTGCGTTCTGCACCCGCCCTCCCGGAGTGTCTGGGGCCTGGAGGCGGGACTAAGGGAGGGGACTGCTGGCGTCATATTTCCCGCCTGCGCTCTTTCTATTCTCTACATCTgcagggggtggggttgggaggggggacGTCTTATATAAGGACCAGCTCTCGCTTGCTTTGTCACTTGCTGTGGGTTTGCTTTTCTGAAAGCCATGTCTGGTCGCGGCAAGGGCGGGAAGGGCCTGGGCAAGGGCGGCGCCAAGCGCCACCGCAAGGTGCTGCGCGACAACATCCAGGGCATCACCAAGCCCGCCATCCGGCGGCTGGCCCGGCGCGGCGGCGTCAAGCGCATCTCCGGCCTCATCTACGAGGAGACCCGCGGGGTGCTCAAGGTGTTCCTGGAGAACGTGATCCGCGACGCCGTCACCTACACGGAGCACGCCAAGCGCAAGACGGTCACGGCTATGGACGTGGTCTACGCGCTCAAGCGCCAGGGCCGCACCCTCTACGGCTTCGGGGGCTAAGCTCTGATTCCACCGCCAGGAAATTGCATTTCGCCATCAAAGGCCCTTTTCAGGGCCACCCAAACGTTCAGAAAAAGAGCTGACCTGATACACTCCATTGGCTAAAATGAACAGTTGAGATTTAATGACCGAATTCTGTGGGATTGcgggatttttaaaagtataaagctCCGTGCAACAGCCGATTACACCAAAGGGACTCCCTTAGCTGAGCCGTACTTACTTGCTCCTCTGTCCTCCACATTGACTGCATTACGCGTAAGAGAGGGATGATACTCCTAACTCAAAAGTGGGGAAACCAAGTAGAGCAAGGAACTTGCAAGGATGTCTAGGAACAAAGAGGAACATTGTCCAATCAGCAGGTCCCATCCGTGTTTGTCAACCAATCAGAACTGATGATCTCATGTGCCacctcacccaaccccccaacctcccaggcGAGCCAGACTGGGGGATGGGAAGGTTGGCCAGAAACCCCAAAGCCCTGTGTAAGGGATTTGTGGGATTTATCATTTTGTGCATTACGAAGTAGACTTAGACCTGCAAGTGTCCTTCAATTGGGTCTCGAGGACAGTAGAGGTTTCACCACTAACAAACTCCAAAAAATAGTCTTTGGAAACCGGCAGGGGAGAAACCAGATTCAGGCTGCCAGAAAACCCAGGGCACTGGATTCAGGGGAAAGTAACATCTGGTTTATGGGGGAAAGTGCCTCTTTCACTGTCAGCAGAGCCCGTCTGAATTCGCCATACTTTTCCTCCcttcacagagaaatggaaattagggCGGCTAATTTGGAATGAATTTTATGGTGCataaactatatttcaataaaactgagTGAGTGCGATAGAACCTGTGAGCTGGCCACAAGCTCAGTATGTCAGCTTCAGCCGGTGTCTCTCCTAGCTTTTGGGGGCCCCCTTTGCACCTGATAGCTGTCCTCCAAGATTTCATGGGGAATGATAAAAGTACCTAGTCTGGCCTAATTTAAATTGACAATGAGGAGAGTTCAGAGCCGCATCCTGGATGGCCAGAGGAGCAACATGGGCCTGGTTGGGAGAGCGGTCATTTTATGTTCTCCCTAGCTGGTGTTCCTTCAAGAGATATTTATTGACCTCATGTAATGTGCCAGGTACTCTTACAGGCAGTGGGGTACCTCTGTAAGCAAATCAACAGAATTCCCCGTTGTGGATCCAGAGTATACGTAGAGAGATGTGTGGATACAGATTTTCTACGTGAGAGGGGAGCGGTAGTTGCTACAATAGACAGGACTAGCTTCTGTGATGGCAGGCCTGGAATCTTTATTAACAGCTTTGTAGATAGTACCGTGTCCATTTTAGTCATGCTCACTGCCCTGGGGGAACGCCTCTGAGCCTTCTTCAGCCTTAACACTCATGAAGGCCTTTTCAGAACAAAGGTAACGCTGCCTATCTGCCACTGGCATCATTCCTCAGATCTAGAGGAAAAACTGCCATATGGATTGATTTGGGCAGAGGTAAATAAAAAAACAGTACATGGAGAATCAATTGTGGCAACACTCTGGTGGGCCTAGGGTCTGACGTAGAAAATTCATGCACGCATTCATTCAGCTGATGGGGTTCAGGGCATGCGATCCCCTAATAAGCCTCCTTggcatattaaatatattaaactcTAAGGAGATTAAGCTTCAGAAGCAGGAAATTCACCCTGacattccctctgccccacatcaacccccacttctttctttttccaagaaaCCAAAGATAAATCTTTTATCTGAAAGGTACCCTCCTGTaccaggaggaagaaaaaaatccttatcaccagagatgAGGAACTCAGGGTTGAGAAGTGTCTATGAACAAACCTTTTTACTTCTTTACCATTTGCTACTTCTAGTCCAAACCGCTTTGTCTTTTCACTTCTTCAGAAAGGTATTCTTTGTCTAACAGATATAAAAGCTTCCTGCTCTGTTCATTTCCTTGAACCTCATATCTTTGTGGGGCTCCTGTACATATGCACATAATTTAATTTGGTTTTCTTCTGTTACCCTATCTTTTTATTACAAGGAGATCTGTTAAGAATTtagaagggtagaaggaaaaATACTTTTCCTCTCCCCACACAACAAGCCTTCAGAGACTACCTATTAGCTGTCAGCCCTGTTCTAGGTGCTAGGGACAAGTCAGGGACAAAATAAAGTCCCTGCTCTCAGAGAGTTATATTCTAGTTGTGGGAGACAGAACAATTAAACATATATTGATACATGTGGGGATGCATATACTATTTTAAAGAATGAGCAGAGAGGGGTATTACTTTACATAAGGTGGTCTGGAAAGTTCTCTTTCATAAGAGGGtgtttgagcagagacctgaatgaaATGAAGTCTGCAGCCATCCAGGGACAGGTAGCAGAATATGCTACACAAAAACTGACTCGGACCTAAAGATCAAAGGCACTTGAAAAACAACAGATGCCAGAAGGCACACTgacctctcctttttcttcctgaaagcaGGAGAGAAATTCCCCATATGGAAGATGTCACCCTTATATGATGAGGAAAGTAACATTTTTCTCACCTTGGGTGAGGGGTTGAGGCCAGGAGAAATCTGTACAAACAAACCTTGTAAACTAACACTTATCTTCCTAGTTACGTTCCCACAACTCACTATCCGAGCCCCAGCCTCCTTGCCTTGTTGTGTTTTCAGTTCACTACGCTTTGTCCAGCTCAGTACAGAAGTGTTCAACTCTAACTGcttctttgggtcttcatttcctt
Protein-coding regions in this window:
- the LOC131833045 gene encoding histone H4; amino-acid sequence: MSGRGKGGKGLGKGGAKRHRKVLRDNIQGITKPAIRRLARRGGVKRISGLIYEETRGVLKVFLENVIRDAVTYTEHAKRKTVTAMDVVYALKRQGRTLYGFGG
- the LOC131834841 gene encoding histone H3.1, producing the protein MARTKQTARKSTGGKAPRKQLATKAARKSAPATGGVKKPHRYRPGTVALREIRRYQKSTELLIRKLPFQRLVREIAQDFKTDLRFQSSAVMALQEACEAYLVGLFEDTNLCAIHAKRVTIMPKDIQLARRIRGERA